Proteins from a genomic interval of Syntrophobacterales bacterium:
- the phoU gene encoding phosphate signaling complex protein PhoU, which yields MDGHIYKAFDLELKELKEKLLYEGGLVEQAIRDATTALLERDPKLAEKVIDDDHLVNAKEVEIDEFCLKLLALRQPAARDLRFITTAIKINYDLERIGDMAVNISERVLELNQEPQLKPYIDLPTMAESVQLMVKKSLDAFVKEDVNLARQVTKEDEKVDQLLEQVFRELLTYMMQDLKTISRATRLLFISKYLERMADHAVNIAELVIFMVEGKIIRHLKDNAGE from the coding sequence TTGGACGGACATATTTATAAGGCCTTTGACTTGGAATTGAAGGAACTCAAGGAAAAACTGCTCTACGAGGGCGGCTTGGTGGAACAGGCAATCAGAGACGCCACCACGGCGCTTCTTGAGCGGGACCCAAAGTTAGCCGAGAAGGTCATTGACGACGACCATCTCGTTAACGCCAAGGAGGTGGAGATTGATGAATTCTGTCTCAAGCTCCTTGCCCTTCGCCAGCCGGCAGCACGGGACCTGAGGTTCATCACCACGGCCATCAAGATTAATTACGACCTTGAACGGATCGGTGACATGGCGGTGAATATTTCCGAACGGGTGTTGGAACTCAACCAGGAACCGCAACTAAAGCCCTACATAGACCTCCCCACAATGGCGGAATCCGTCCAGCTCATGGTAAAGAAAAGCCTCGACGCTTTCGTGAAGGAAGACGTCAATCTGGCCAGACAAGTAACAAAAGAAGACGAAAAGGTGGATCAGCTTCTCGAACAGGTATTCCGTGAACTGCTCACCTATATGATGCAGGATTTGAAGACCATATCCAGGGCCACAAGACTTCTTTTCATTTCCAAATACCTTGAAAGAATGGCGGATCACGCGGTAAATATCGCCGAGCTTGTAATATTCATGGTTGAAGGAAAAATTATAAGGCATCTGAAGGATAACGCCGGAGAATAA